In a single window of the Streptomyces sp. NBC_00285 genome:
- a CDS encoding MarR family winged helix-turn-helix transcriptional regulator — translation MTTPDSDSLLAEQLLRLTRRVHRIQKRQLHERGLGVTPAQSRLLRTLAHWETPPRMTDLAERLEVVPRAVTTLVDGLEAGGKVRRVPDPANRRVIRIELTEDGLKTLQGLRDVRRAAAEEILTPLSNEQRAVLGGLLDALMDGQC, via the coding sequence ATGACCACGCCCGATTCCGACAGTCTGCTCGCCGAGCAGTTGCTCAGGCTCACGCGCCGGGTGCACCGCATCCAGAAGCGCCAGCTGCACGAGCGCGGACTCGGTGTGACACCGGCCCAGTCCAGGCTGCTGCGCACCCTCGCGCACTGGGAGACCCCGCCCCGCATGACCGATCTCGCCGAGCGCCTGGAGGTGGTCCCGCGTGCGGTGACCACCCTCGTCGACGGACTTGAGGCCGGCGGCAAGGTACGCCGGGTACCCGATCCGGCCAACCGCCGAGTGATCCGCATCGAGCTGACCGAGGACGGCCTGAAAACCCTGCAGGGACTGCGGGACGTGCGCCGGGCCGCCGCGGAGGAGATCCTCACCCCGCTGTCGAACGAACAGCGAGCGGTGCTCGGCGGGTTGCTGGACGCGCTGATGGACGGGCAGTGCTGA
- a CDS encoding cation:dicarboxylate symporter family transporter produces the protein MPQSVPSLPRRVAHILSTSLFAQVACALVLGILVGKLWPGFASDLQPLGDGFTRLIKTIISPLVFCVVVVGIAKAGDLKAFGRIGLKALIWFEVASTLALLIGLLAANIVQPGSGMHVDPSTLNSAAVDAKTGGGHLPSTTEFIVNALPTSFIGAFAENSLLQVLILACLVGAALLHLGHTKVPQVLPAIEQAQEIIFAIVGFVMRLAPIAVFGAMAVLIGQYGLGVIETYAKLIILCYVAAALFISLLAVALKALTGISLWKFLRYIREEMLLALGTASTESVMPRVMQKLRKAGAREDAVGLVLPTGYSFNLDGASLYLSIGTLFIAQAVGVDLSLGQQITVVLVLMLTSKGMAGIPGSAFLALSATASSLGAIPAGAVALLLGVDRIMDSMRVVTNLLGNCVAVFAVSRWEGALDIDKVKRVLDGESVPAAEGEPVDAPVPPTKEVDAPVQSAKDPVSEVG, from the coding sequence GTGCCGCAGTCCGTCCCGTCCCTGCCGCGACGCGTAGCACACATATTGAGTACCTCACTGTTCGCGCAGGTCGCCTGCGCGCTGGTGCTCGGCATCCTCGTCGGAAAGCTGTGGCCGGGCTTCGCCTCGGACCTCCAGCCGCTCGGCGACGGCTTCACCCGGCTGATCAAGACGATCATCTCGCCGCTCGTGTTCTGTGTGGTCGTCGTCGGTATCGCCAAGGCCGGCGACCTCAAGGCGTTCGGCCGGATCGGGCTCAAGGCTCTGATCTGGTTCGAGGTCGCGAGCACGCTCGCGCTGCTCATCGGTCTCCTCGCCGCCAACATCGTCCAGCCCGGTTCGGGGATGCATGTCGATCCCTCGACGCTCAACTCCGCGGCGGTCGACGCCAAGACGGGCGGCGGCCACCTGCCCTCGACGACCGAGTTCATCGTCAACGCGCTGCCGACCAGTTTCATCGGCGCCTTCGCCGAGAACTCGCTGCTCCAGGTGCTCATCCTGGCCTGCCTGGTGGGCGCCGCGCTGCTGCACCTCGGCCACACCAAGGTCCCGCAGGTGCTGCCCGCCATCGAGCAGGCACAGGAGATCATCTTCGCGATCGTCGGTTTCGTGATGCGCCTCGCGCCCATCGCGGTCTTCGGCGCCATGGCCGTCCTGATCGGCCAGTACGGCCTGGGCGTCATCGAGACGTACGCCAAGTTGATCATCCTCTGCTACGTGGCCGCCGCGCTTTTCATCTCGCTGCTCGCCGTCGCGCTCAAGGCGCTCACCGGGATCAGTCTCTGGAAGTTCCTGCGCTACATCCGCGAGGAGATGCTGCTCGCGCTCGGCACCGCGTCCACCGAGTCCGTCATGCCGCGCGTGATGCAGAAGCTGCGCAAGGCCGGTGCCCGGGAAGACGCCGTGGGTCTGGTGCTGCCCACCGGCTACTCCTTCAACCTCGACGGTGCCTCGTTGTACCTCTCCATCGGCACGCTGTTCATCGCCCAGGCCGTGGGGGTCGACCTCAGCCTGGGCCAGCAGATCACCGTGGTCCTGGTGCTCATGCTGACTAGCAAGGGCATGGCGGGCATCCCCGGTTCGGCGTTCCTCGCCCTGTCCGCGACCGCCTCCTCGCTCGGCGCGATCCCGGCCGGCGCTGTCGCCCTGCTCCTCGGTGTGGACCGCATCATGGACTCGATGCGCGTCGTGACGAACCTGCTCGGCAACTGTGTCGCAGTCTTCGCGGTCTCCCGCTGGGAGGGGGCGCTGGACATCGACAAGGTGAAGAGGGTGCTCGACGGCGAGAGCGTGCCCGCGGCGGAGGGGGAGCCCGTCGACGCGCCGGTTCCGCCGACCAAGGAAGTCGACGCGCCGGTTCAGTCCGCCAAGGACCCGGTCTCCGAGGTCGGCTGA
- a CDS encoding L,D-transpeptidase family protein, with protein sequence MRGGGGARRAVVTVTLLGVLLALLGGCGGQGPAPDGGTHTGAADKAVDSPAGGGAVDQPSRLPGASDRIPDVGDRLQRRIPAGSRQVVAVYGDGRNSVDATLVLYTPQGSGWDRVRSWPAHNGKKGWTTDHHEGDKRSPVGVFTLSDVGGALPDPGARLPYTRSAAMAAPRWWPKPYRHDFDYVVAIDYNRVEGTPPNDQNRPEGYAKGGGIWLHMDHGSGTSACVSVSRTAMAYLLRTLDPDRHPVVVMGDRTDLKA encoded by the coding sequence ATGCGAGGCGGCGGAGGCGCACGGCGTGCCGTGGTGACGGTCACGCTCCTGGGAGTGCTGCTGGCGCTCTTGGGCGGGTGCGGTGGTCAGGGCCCGGCACCCGACGGTGGCACGCACACCGGAGCAGCGGACAAAGCCGTGGATTCGCCGGCGGGCGGCGGCGCGGTGGACCAACCCTCCCGTCTCCCCGGCGCGAGCGACCGCATCCCTGACGTCGGCGACCGCCTCCAACGCCGCATCCCCGCCGGTTCCCGTCAGGTCGTGGCCGTGTACGGCGACGGCAGGAACTCCGTGGACGCCACCCTGGTGCTCTACACCCCGCAGGGCTCCGGCTGGGACCGGGTGCGCAGTTGGCCCGCGCACAACGGCAAGAAGGGCTGGACCACCGACCACCACGAGGGCGACAAGCGCAGCCCCGTCGGCGTGTTCACGCTCAGTGACGTGGGCGGCGCCCTCCCGGACCCCGGCGCGAGGCTGCCGTACACGAGGTCGGCCGCGATGGCGGCGCCCCGCTGGTGGCCCAAGCCCTACCGGCACGACTTCGACTACGTGGTCGCCATCGACTACAACCGCGTCGAGGGCACCCCGCCGAATGACCAGAACCGGCCCGAGGGCTACGCCAAGGGGGGCGGAATCTGGCTGCACATGGACCACGGCAGCGGTACCTCGGCCTGCGTCAGCGTGTCCAGGACGGCGATGGCGTATCTGCTCCGCACGCTCGATCCGGACCGGCATCCCGTGGTGGTGATGGGAGACAGGACAGACCTGAAGGCATAG
- a CDS encoding ABC transporter ATP-binding protein yields MPRDHIDWTPTPGTSTDQPRQVRRILQLFKPYRAKLAVVGLLVGASSLVTVATPFLLKETLDVAIPEGRTGLLSLLALGMVLSAVLTGIFGVLQTLISTTVGQRVMHDLRTAVYGRLQRMSLAFFTRTRTGEVQSRIANDIGGMQATVTSTATSLVSNLTSVIATIIAMVALDWRLTVVSLLLLPVFVWISRRVGNERKKIVTQRQKQMAAMAATVTESLSVSGILLGRTMGRSDSLTRSFADESEGLVDLEVRSNMAGRWRMAVIGIVMSAMPAVIYWTAGIALQTGGPDISIGTIVAFVSLQQGLFRPAVSLLSTGVQIQTSLALFQRIFEYLDLPVDITERENPVHLDRVKGEVRLESVEFRYDGDEHDEAAEDKAKGMAKGMAKDKAKRGPILDGVDIDVPAGSSLAIVGPTGAGKSTLGYLVPRLYDVTGGRVTLDGVDVRDLDFDTLARGIGVVSQETYLFHASVADNLRFAKPDATDEEIEQAARAAQIHDHIASLPDGYDTVVGERGHRFSGGEKQRLAIARTILRDPPVLILDEATSALDTRTEHAVQEAIDALSANRTTLTIAHRLSTIRSADQIVVLDSGRVAERGTHEELLEKDGRYAALVRRDARRDPAHGDAQPEAYDGVRPEASRGGAQLEPTS; encoded by the coding sequence ATGCCCCGCGATCACATCGACTGGACCCCCACGCCCGGCACCTCGACCGACCAACCCCGTCAGGTGCGCCGTATCCTCCAGCTCTTCAAGCCCTATCGCGCCAAGCTCGCCGTCGTCGGCCTGCTGGTCGGCGCCTCGTCCCTGGTCACCGTCGCCACCCCGTTCCTGCTGAAGGAAACGCTGGACGTGGCGATCCCCGAGGGCCGCACCGGACTGCTCAGCCTGCTCGCGCTGGGCATGGTCCTCAGTGCCGTCCTCACCGGAATCTTCGGCGTCCTGCAGACCCTGATCTCCACGACGGTCGGTCAGCGCGTCATGCACGACCTGCGCACCGCGGTGTACGGCCGCCTCCAGCGCATGTCGCTCGCCTTCTTCACCCGCACCCGCACCGGCGAGGTGCAGTCCCGCATCGCCAACGACATCGGCGGGATGCAGGCCACCGTCACCTCGACTGCCACCTCCCTGGTCTCCAACCTGACCAGCGTGATCGCCACGATCATCGCGATGGTCGCACTCGACTGGCGCCTGACCGTCGTCTCACTGCTTCTGCTCCCGGTGTTCGTGTGGATCAGCCGCCGGGTCGGCAATGAACGCAAGAAGATCGTCACCCAGCGCCAGAAGCAGATGGCCGCGATGGCCGCGACCGTGACCGAGTCGCTCTCCGTCAGCGGCATCCTGCTGGGCCGCACGATGGGCCGTTCCGACTCGCTCACGAGGTCCTTCGCCGACGAGTCCGAGGGTCTGGTCGATCTCGAAGTGCGGTCGAACATGGCCGGCCGCTGGCGCATGGCCGTCATCGGGATCGTCATGTCCGCGATGCCCGCCGTCATCTACTGGACCGCGGGCATCGCCCTCCAGACCGGCGGCCCCGACATCTCCATCGGCACCATCGTCGCCTTCGTCTCGCTCCAGCAGGGCCTGTTCCGCCCGGCCGTGAGCCTGCTGTCGACCGGCGTCCAGATCCAGACCTCACTCGCGCTCTTCCAGCGCATCTTCGAGTACCTCGACCTGCCCGTCGACATCACCGAGCGGGAGAACCCGGTCCACCTCGACCGCGTCAAGGGCGAGGTCCGCCTGGAGAGCGTGGAGTTCCGCTACGACGGCGACGAGCACGACGAGGCTGCCGAAGACAAGGCCAAGGGCATGGCCAAGGGCATGGCCAAGGACAAGGCCAAGCGGGGCCCCATCCTCGACGGCGTCGACATCGACGTCCCCGCGGGCAGCAGTCTCGCGATCGTCGGACCGACCGGCGCGGGAAAGTCCACGCTCGGCTATCTCGTCCCGCGGCTCTACGACGTGACGGGCGGCCGGGTCACCCTCGACGGGGTCGACGTCCGCGACCTCGACTTCGACACCCTCGCGCGCGGCATCGGGGTCGTCTCCCAGGAGACGTACCTCTTCCACGCCTCGGTCGCCGACAACCTCCGCTTCGCCAAGCCGGACGCGACCGACGAGGAGATCGAGCAGGCGGCGCGGGCGGCCCAGATCCACGACCACATCGCCTCGTTGCCCGACGGCTACGACACCGTCGTGGGCGAGCGCGGCCACCGGTTCTCCGGCGGTGAGAAGCAGCGTCTGGCCATCGCCCGGACCATCCTGCGGGACCCGCCCGTCCTCATCCTGGACGAGGCGACCAGCGCCCTGGACACCCGTACCGAGCACGCGGTCCAGGAGGCCATCGACGCACTCTCGGCCAACCGCACCACCCTCACCATCGCGCACCGCCTGTCCACGATCCGCAGCGCCGACCAGATCGTGGTCCTCGACTCGGGCCGGGTGGCCGAGCGCGGTACGCACGAGGAACTGCTGGAGAAGGACGGACGGTACGCGGCGCTCGTGCGCCGGGACGCCCGACGGGACCCCGCTCACGGGGACGCGCAGCCGGAAGCGTACGACGGTGTACGGCCGGAAGCCTCGCGTGGCGGCGCACAGCTGGAACCGACCAGCTGA
- a CDS encoding DUF5709 domain-containing protein produces the protein MDSSDGWGDDVYQPDGSEVQDDAGLLDAEDTLENDGVGDPLDRGWSPPERPWAVEHTGVTAAERQHGETLDQRLAEELPDLVASDDDGLGDSDGTDGELLDNEVGTMRSGRLVAPDEGAHEDEESALIATDVGIDGAAASAEEAAMHIVDEESLSG, from the coding sequence GTGGACAGTTCCGACGGATGGGGAGACGACGTCTACCAGCCCGACGGATCCGAGGTCCAGGACGACGCGGGTCTGCTCGACGCGGAGGACACCCTGGAGAACGACGGGGTCGGCGACCCCCTCGACCGTGGCTGGTCCCCACCCGAGAGACCGTGGGCGGTGGAGCACACCGGTGTGACGGCCGCGGAGCGTCAGCACGGTGAGACGCTCGACCAGCGGCTCGCCGAGGAACTGCCCGACCTCGTCGCCTCCGACGACGACGGTCTCGGCGATTCCGACGGCACCGACGGCGAGCTCCTGGACAACGAGGTCGGCACGATGCGCTCCGGTCGTCTCGTGGCCCCCGACGAAGGGGCGCACGAGGACGAGGAGAGCGCGCTGATCGCCACGGACGTGGGCATCGACGGTGCCGCGGCGTCCGCCGAGGAGGCCGCGATGCACATCGTCGACGAGGAGTCCCTCTCGGGCTGA
- a CDS encoding metal-dependent hydrolase: protein MMGPAHSLSGAAAWLGVGAAAAATGHTMPWPVLLAGALICAGAALAPDLDHKAATISRAFGPVSRGLCEIVDKLSYAVYKATRKQGDPRRSGGHRTLTHTWLWAVLIGAGASAAAITGGRWAVLALLFVHMVLAIEGLLWRATRGSSADVLVWLLAATSAWIIAGVLDKPGNGADWLFDQPGQEYLWLGLPIVLGALVHDIGDALTVSGCPVLWPIPVGRKRWYPIGPPKIMRFRAGSWVELKVLMPVFMLLGGVGCAAALNFI, encoded by the coding sequence ATGATGGGACCAGCACACTCACTGTCGGGGGCAGCGGCCTGGCTGGGCGTAGGAGCGGCGGCCGCCGCCACGGGGCACACCATGCCGTGGCCCGTTCTGCTGGCCGGGGCGCTGATCTGCGCGGGGGCCGCGCTCGCTCCCGACCTCGACCACAAGGCGGCCACCATCTCGCGGGCCTTCGGGCCGGTCTCCCGTGGCCTGTGCGAGATCGTCGACAAACTTTCGTACGCCGTCTACAAGGCCACCAGGAAGCAGGGCGACCCGCGTCGCTCCGGCGGGCACCGCACGCTCACGCACACCTGGCTGTGGGCCGTGCTGATCGGTGCCGGTGCCTCGGCGGCGGCGATCACCGGTGGCCGCTGGGCGGTGCTGGCCCTCCTGTTCGTCCACATGGTGCTGGCCATCGAAGGCCTGCTGTGGCGGGCGACACGCGGCTCCAGCGCCGACGTGCTGGTCTGGCTGCTGGCCGCGACCAGTGCGTGGATCATCGCGGGCGTCCTGGACAAGCCGGGCAACGGTGCGGACTGGTTGTTCGACCAGCCGGGCCAGGAGTACCTGTGGCTGGGCTTGCCGATCGTGCTGGGCGCGCTCGTGCACGACATCGGGGATGCGCTGACCGTGTCCGGCTGCCCGGTCCTGTGGCCGATCCCGGTGGGCCGCAAGCGCTGGTACCCGATCGGGCCGCCCAAGATCATGCGGTTCCGGGCGGGCAGCTGGGTCGAGCTGAAGGTGCTGATGCCGGTGTTCATGCTGCTCGGCGGAGTGGGCTGCGCGGCGGCGCTGAACTTCATCTGA
- a CDS encoding ABC transporter ATP-binding protein: MIGVAPPAYDPAAPTTANTLPVGATATVRAYVAELFHRHRRAFVLLVSVNTISVVASMVGPWLLGDLVERVTDGARELHLELTAGLFVIALIVQAVFVRQVRLRGAMLGEQMLADLREDFLVRSVGLPPGVLERAGTGDLLSRITTDIDRLGNAMREAVPQLAIGVVWAALLLGGLVITAPPLAAAVLLALPTLVIGCRWYFKRAPSAYRSEAAGYAAVAAALTETVDAGRTVEAHRLAARRIELSEQRIKEWTAWERYTLWLRSVLFPCINVSHVMILSSVLMVGGVFVLQGWIGVGQLTTGALIAQMLIDPVGLILRWYDELQVAQVSLARLVGVRDIEPDTGDMKLAPEGRNVHADQVHFGYLEGVDVLRKVSLEVAPGTRLALVGPSGAGKSTLGRLLAGIYAPRDGRITLGGAELSRMSAERVREHVALVNQEHHVFVGSLRDNLLLARTNATDSELWAALDAVDADGWARALDDGLDTEVGSGGLTVTPAQAQQVALARLVLADPHTLVLDEATSLLDPRAARHLERSLARVLEGRTVVAIAHRLHTAHDADVIAVVEDGRISELGSHEELVVADGAYAALWRSWHG; the protein is encoded by the coding sequence ATGATCGGCGTGGCGCCACCGGCGTACGATCCGGCGGCACCGACGACGGCGAACACCCTGCCCGTCGGAGCCACCGCGACCGTACGCGCGTACGTGGCCGAACTGTTCCACCGGCACCGACGTGCCTTCGTGCTCCTCGTCAGCGTCAACACGATCTCGGTCGTCGCCTCCATGGTCGGGCCCTGGCTCCTCGGCGATCTCGTCGAGCGGGTGACGGACGGGGCGCGTGAGCTCCATCTGGAGCTGACGGCCGGCCTGTTCGTGATCGCGCTGATCGTCCAGGCCGTGTTCGTACGGCAGGTGCGGCTGCGCGGTGCGATGCTCGGCGAGCAGATGCTGGCCGACCTGCGCGAGGACTTCCTCGTACGGTCGGTCGGCCTGCCACCGGGCGTCCTGGAACGGGCCGGGACCGGAGACCTGCTGTCCCGGATCACGACGGACATCGACCGGCTCGGAAACGCCATGCGTGAGGCCGTGCCGCAGCTCGCGATCGGCGTGGTGTGGGCGGCCCTGCTGCTCGGCGGACTCGTGATCACGGCCCCACCGCTGGCGGCAGCCGTGCTGCTCGCCCTTCCAACGCTCGTTATCGGCTGCCGCTGGTACTTCAAACGGGCGCCGTCCGCCTACCGCTCGGAGGCCGCAGGGTACGCGGCCGTGGCCGCCGCGCTCACGGAGACCGTGGACGCCGGACGGACCGTCGAGGCGCACCGGCTCGCCGCCCGGCGCATCGAACTGTCGGAGCAGCGGATCAAGGAGTGGACGGCCTGGGAGCGCTACACCCTGTGGCTGCGGTCGGTGCTGTTCCCGTGCATCAACGTCAGCCACGTCATGATCCTTTCGTCGGTGCTGATGGTCGGCGGGGTGTTCGTCCTCCAGGGCTGGATCGGGGTCGGCCAGCTGACCACGGGCGCTTTGATCGCGCAGATGCTGATCGACCCCGTCGGGCTCATCCTTCGCTGGTACGACGAGCTCCAGGTGGCCCAGGTGTCGCTGGCCCGGCTGGTCGGCGTCCGGGACATCGAGCCGGACACCGGGGACATGAAACTGGCTCCCGAGGGCCGGAACGTGCACGCGGACCAGGTCCACTTCGGCTACCTGGAAGGCGTGGACGTCCTGCGCAAGGTGTCCCTGGAGGTGGCGCCCGGCACCAGGCTGGCGCTGGTCGGCCCCTCGGGTGCCGGCAAGTCCACGCTGGGTCGCCTCCTCGCCGGGATCTACGCGCCCCGGGACGGCCGGATCACCCTGGGCGGCGCCGAGCTGTCCCGGATGTCCGCCGAACGGGTCCGTGAACACGTGGCCCTCGTCAACCAGGAGCACCACGTCTTCGTGGGCTCCCTGCGCGACAACCTCCTGCTCGCCCGCACCAACGCCACGGACTCCGAGCTCTGGGCCGCGCTGGACGCGGTCGACGCGGACGGGTGGGCGCGGGCGCTCGACGACGGCCTGGACACCGAGGTCGGCTCGGGCGGGCTGACCGTCACCCCGGCCCAGGCCCAGCAGGTCGCGCTGGCCCGGCTGGTGCTTGCCGACCCGCACACCCTGGTCCTCGACGAGGCCACCTCGCTGCTGGACCCCCGCGCGGCCCGCCATCTGGAACGGTCCCTGGCCCGTGTCCTCGAAGGCCGCACGGTGGTCGCGATCGCCCACCGGCTGCACACCGCTCACGACGCGGATGTCATCGCTGTCGTCGAGGACGGCCGTATCAGCGAACTGGGCAGCCATGAGGAGCTGGTCGTGGCGGACGGGGCGTACGCGGCACTGTGGAGGTCGTGGCACGGCTGA
- the mltG gene encoding endolytic transglycosylase MltG translates to MHMNPPPRSTIRLTRRGRLALIATGAVVAGTAVAVPLLSLESEGEKKPTTLVIPEGWRAGQVYDAVDKALAQPPGTAKKSMAKVHLKLPNDAEGNPEGYLFPATYPLEQNGKRTTPEALLRYMVDTANKKFNGAPIAAGAQRNAMNVYQAVTIASIIQAEAANKADMGKVARVIFNRLERGMPLQMDSTVNYALNRSTLRTTTADIRIDSPYNSYQRMGLPPTPIDNPGEDAMRAAISPTPGDWLYFVTVKPGDTRFTNSFGEHQRNVAEFNKSRHKSPTPG, encoded by the coding sequence ATGCACATGAACCCTCCGCCACGGAGCACGATTCGACTGACGCGCCGGGGCCGACTCGCCCTCATCGCGACCGGGGCCGTCGTGGCCGGCACCGCCGTGGCGGTGCCGTTGCTGAGCCTGGAGAGCGAGGGGGAGAAGAAGCCCACCACGCTGGTCATCCCGGAGGGGTGGCGGGCCGGGCAGGTCTACGACGCCGTGGACAAGGCCCTCGCCCAGCCCCCGGGCACCGCCAAGAAGTCCATGGCCAAGGTGCACCTGAAGCTGCCGAACGACGCCGAGGGCAACCCGGAGGGCTACCTCTTCCCGGCGACGTACCCACTGGAGCAGAACGGGAAGAGGACGACGCCCGAGGCGCTGCTCAGGTACATGGTCGACACCGCGAACAAGAAGTTCAACGGTGCCCCCATCGCGGCAGGCGCCCAGCGCAACGCGATGAACGTCTACCAGGCCGTCACCATCGCGAGCATCATCCAGGCCGAGGCGGCGAACAAGGCCGACATGGGCAAGGTGGCCCGGGTCATCTTCAACCGCCTGGAACGCGGGATGCCGTTGCAGATGGACTCCACCGTCAACTACGCGCTGAACCGTTCCACGCTGCGGACGACCACCGCGGACATCCGGATCGACAGCCCCTACAACTCGTACCAGCGCATGGGTCTGCCGCCGACCCCGATCGACAACCCGGGCGAGGATGCCATGCGGGCCGCGATCTCCCCGACGCCGGGCGACTGGCTGTACTTCGTGACGGTCAAGCCGGGGGACACCCGGTTCACGAACAGTTTCGGGGAACACCAGCGCAACGTGGCCGAGTTCAACAAGAGTCGGCACAAGTCGCCGACACCGGGGTGA
- a CDS encoding ABC transporter ATP-binding protein, translating to MQIQDLPYPDPGVPDARSGPRFLWWLFRNQLGGQFKSLAWGLLHFLSVSALPFCVGVAVQAVVDHSGRRLAFAGGLLTLCCFGSALGDTFLHRTAVTNWITAAARVQQLLAHKAANLGAALTRRVAAGEVVAVSTGDVEKIGWFVEAWSRFTAAAVTVVVVCVGLVVYQPTLGAVVAVGLPVMALAALPLLPRATRRADVQREKAGRATELATDTVAGLRVLRGIGGEELFLDRYRSASQEVRHAAVRSARMWSLISAIQVLLPGLLLIAVVLYGVHLARQGRVEVGELVAVYSSVMILTYPLRHFEEIAMAYSFSRPSATRAARVLSLERATSAEGSRALAGVPSGDLYDPATGLLAPSGRLTAVVCGDPDAAGALAERLGGHPSDAGTPVLLGGVPLDELPLDSARTAVLVQDKDPVLLSGTLRELLDVPASGDVGAVAALAAAQCADVLAALVQGSLDAEDPMDARITERGRSLSGGQRQRLALARSLFTDPEVLVLDEPTSAVDSHTEARIAEGVRDLRAGRTTVVFTSSPLLLDHADRVVLVHEGEVVAVGVHRELVHKEPRYRAVVTRETDEEAALEDVLNELEEIEETA from the coding sequence ATGCAGATCCAAGACCTTCCGTATCCCGACCCGGGAGTGCCGGACGCCCGCTCGGGCCCCCGGTTTCTGTGGTGGCTCTTCCGGAACCAACTCGGCGGACAGTTCAAGTCGTTGGCCTGGGGACTGCTGCACTTCCTCTCCGTCTCCGCGCTGCCCTTCTGCGTCGGCGTGGCCGTTCAGGCCGTCGTCGACCACTCCGGCCGCAGACTCGCCTTCGCCGGCGGTCTGCTGACACTGTGCTGTTTCGGCAGCGCGCTCGGCGACACCTTCCTGCACCGCACCGCCGTCACCAACTGGATCACGGCCGCCGCACGCGTCCAGCAGCTCCTGGCCCACAAGGCCGCCAACCTGGGCGCGGCGCTCACCCGGCGTGTCGCGGCCGGCGAGGTCGTCGCCGTCTCCACCGGTGACGTCGAGAAGATCGGCTGGTTCGTGGAGGCCTGGTCGCGATTCACCGCGGCGGCGGTCACCGTCGTCGTGGTCTGCGTCGGACTGGTCGTCTACCAGCCCACGCTCGGTGCGGTGGTCGCCGTGGGTCTGCCGGTGATGGCCCTCGCGGCACTGCCGCTGCTGCCTCGGGCGACCAGACGCGCCGACGTGCAACGGGAGAAGGCGGGCCGCGCCACCGAACTGGCCACCGACACCGTCGCCGGGCTGCGGGTGCTGCGCGGCATCGGCGGCGAGGAACTCTTCCTCGACCGCTATCGCAGCGCCTCCCAGGAGGTCCGGCACGCGGCGGTGCGCAGTGCCCGGATGTGGTCCCTGATCTCCGCGATCCAGGTGCTGCTGCCGGGGCTGCTGCTGATCGCGGTCGTCCTGTACGGCGTCCACCTGGCCCGCCAGGGTCGCGTCGAGGTCGGCGAACTGGTCGCCGTCTACAGCTCGGTGATGATCCTGACCTATCCGCTGCGGCACTTCGAGGAGATCGCCATGGCGTACTCCTTCTCCCGGCCCTCAGCCACCCGGGCCGCCCGGGTGCTGTCGCTGGAGCGGGCCACGTCCGCCGAAGGCTCGCGGGCCCTGGCGGGCGTACCGTCCGGGGACCTGTACGACCCGGCCACCGGTCTGCTCGCCCCCTCGGGCCGGCTCACCGCGGTGGTGTGCGGCGACCCGGACGCGGCGGGGGCGCTCGCTGAACGGCTGGGCGGTCACCCTTCGGACGCCGGTACGCCGGTGCTGCTGGGCGGGGTCCCGCTGGACGAACTGCCACTCGACTCGGCACGCACCGCCGTCCTCGTCCAGGACAAGGATCCGGTCCTGCTCTCCGGAACCCTGCGGGAACTGCTCGACGTGCCCGCCTCGGGCGATGTCGGCGCGGTGGCCGCGCTCGCCGCCGCGCAGTGCGCCGATGTGCTGGCCGCTCTGGTCCAGGGGTCCCTGGACGCCGAGGACCCGATGGACGCGCGCATCACCGAACGGGGACGGTCCCTGTCCGGCGGCCAGCGCCAGCGGCTCGCGCTGGCCCGGTCACTGTTCACCGACCCGGAGGTGCTCGTCCTGGACGAGCCGACCTCCGCCGTCGACTCGCACACCGAGGCGCGGATCGCCGAAGGCGTACGGGACTTGCGCGCCGGACGCACGACCGTGGTCTTCACCTCCTCGCCGCTCCTCCTGGACCACGCAGACCGGGTCGTGCTCGTGCACGAGGGCGAGGTGGTGGCCGTCGGCGTACACCGCGAACTGGTGCACAAGGAACCCCGGTACCGGGCGGTCGTGACCCGCGAGACGGACGAAGAGGCCGCGCTCGAAGACGTTCTGAACGAACTGGAAGAGATCGAGGAGACAGCATGA
- a CDS encoding type B 50S ribosomal protein L31 gives MQQDKHPVYHPVVFRDRSAGYAFLTRSTATSEQTIEWDDGETYPVVDVEISSESHPFYTGKARTVDSEGRVAAFERRYGGGAGQSS, from the coding sequence ATGCAGCAGGACAAGCACCCCGTCTACCACCCGGTCGTCTTCCGTGACCGCTCCGCCGGCTACGCCTTCCTGACCCGGTCCACCGCCACCAGCGAGCAGACCATCGAGTGGGACGACGGCGAGACCTACCCGGTGGTGGACGTGGAGATCTCCTCCGAGAGCCATCCCTTCTACACCGGCAAGGCCCGCACCGTGGACTCGGAAGGACGCGTCGCCGCCTTCGAGCGGCGCTACGGAGGCGGGGCCGGTCAGAGCAGCTGA